CGTCATGCCGGCCGACAGCACCTTGCGCATCGGCTCCGACAGATCGGAGACCTCGCCCGACAGCTTGACCGCCAGGCAGGTAACCTCGCAGGCGCTGCGCTCGTGCAGGTCGATCCAGGCGGCGAAGTAGCGGATCAGCCGTTCACGCGCCGTCATGCGCGTGTCGTTGAACAGGCTGACGACGCCGGCCTCGTAATCCTGAAAATACCGCTCCAGCAATGCGACGCCGAAGTTTTCCTTGGAATCGAAGTAGTAATAGAACGAGCCCTTGGGCACCTGCGCGCGGCCAAGGATCTCGGCCAGGCCGACCGCCGAGAAGCCCCGTCCGAGGATCAGCTCGGCCCCCGCGTCCAGGATGCGGTCGCGGGTGTCGTGCCGGGCTTCGGTGCCCTCGGCGGTGACGGGTTCGGGGTGCTTGCTCATGATGGAACGGATTATAGTAGACCGACCGTCTAGTTGCATGACCCTGTGCGTGGCAGGGTCGATGTGACTTACAGTTTTTCGGTTTCGCCGGTCTTCGGCTGCCAGCGCATCAGGCGCTTTTCCGCCAGGCCGACCAGCCAGTCCAGCACCAGCGCGAACACGGTCAGCACGACGATGCCGGCGAACACCGTGTTGATATCGAAGGTACCCTCGGCCTGCAGGATCAGGTAGCCGACGCCGCGCGCGGAGCCCAGGTATTCGCCCACCACCGCGCCGACGAAGGCCAGCCCGACCGAAGTGTGCAGCGACGAGAACACCCAGCTGGTCGCGCTCGGCAGGTAGACGAAGCGCAGCAGCTGCCGCCGCGAGGCGCCCAGCATGCGCGCGTTGGCCAGCACCACCGGGCTGACCTCCTTCACGCCCTGGTAGACGTTGAAGAAAACGATGAAAAACACCAGCGTGACGGCCAGCGCCACCTTGGACCAGATGCCCAGCCCGAACCACACGCCGAAGATCGGCGCCAGAATCACGCGCGGCATCGAGTTGGCGGCCTTGATGTACGGGTCCAGCACGGCCGAGGCGGACGGGCTCAGCGCCAGCCACAGCCCCGCGCCCAGGCCGGTGGCGGTGCCGATGCCGAAGGCCAGCACGGTCTCGGCCAGCGTGACGCCGAGATGCTGATAGATGTCACCCTCCGTGACGAACCACGACCAGATGCGCTGGGCAACGATCAGCGGTTCGCCGAAGAAGAACGCCACCTCCTGCGAGCGCGTGGCGACATGCCACACGGCCAGGGTGGCGACCAGCAGCCCAAGCTGCCAGGCACGCAACGAAAGCCGGGAAATCGGACGATTGGCCATGGGAGGAAACGGTCGGATTCGGATCAGGCGGCGCGGCGGTGCTGCGCGTAGCCCTTGAGCACTTCATCGCGCAGCACGCCCCAGATGCGCGCATGCAAGTCGACGAAACCGGCGTCGTCGCGAATCTCGGCCACATCGCGCGGGCGCGGCAGGTCGATCGCGAATTCGCCGATCGGGCGGGTGCCGGGACCGGCGGCGAGCACCACCACGCGGTCGCTCATGGCGATCGCCTCGTCCAGGTCGTGGGTGATGAACAGCACGGCCTTGCGCTTGGCGGCCCACAGGTCAAGCACCTCGTTCTCCATCAACTGGCGGGTCTGGATGTCGAGCGCGGAGAACGGCTCGTCCATCAGGATGATGTCCGGGTCCAGCACCAGCGTCTGCGCCAGGCTCACGCGCTTGCGCATGCCGCCGGAGAGCTGGTGCGGATAGCGGTCTTCAAACCCGGCCAGGCCGACGCGCGCGAGCCACGAACGCGCCAGGTCCTGCGCTTCCGCGGCCGGCATGCCGCGGAATTCCAGTCCCGCCAGGACGTTGCCGAGCGCGCTGCGCCAGGGCATCAGCGCCTCGGCCTGGAACATGTAGCCGGCGCGGCGGTTGATGCCGGCCAGCGGCTCGCCGAACACGCGCACCTGCCCCGAGGACGGCTGCAGCAGCCCCGCCGCCAGGTTCAGCAGCGTGGACTTGCCGCAGCCGGTCGGCCCCACCACCGAGACGAACTCGCCGGCCTGGACATCGAGCGAGGTGTCCTGGACGGCGGTGTAGCGCTGAGCGGGCTGGTCAGCCGAGATGAAGGTGCAGGTGATCCGGTCGAACGAAAGCGCGGGCGTCGTCATGGGGAATCGTCCAAAGCAAGGCGCCCGGACGGAACCGGGCGCCGACGGGCAGGATGCCGGGCTTACTTGTACTTGGCGTCGGCCTTCTGCACGAAGGCGTTGGTGAAGGTCTGGTCCAGCTTGATCGGCTTGCCCTTCACATCCGCGTCGAATTCGGACAGCGTGCGCAGCGCGGTGGCCGGGCCGTCGGCCGGCATCACGCCGTCGGGCGAGATGGCCTCGCGCACCTTCTCCCACGCGGCCAGGTACAGCGCGCGGTCACCCAGCAGGTAAGACTCCGGCACCGTCTTGACGATGTCCGACGGGCCCGCCTTCTGCAGCCACTTCAGCGCGCGCACCATGGCGTTGGTGAGCGCCTGCGTGGTGTTCGGGTTCTTCTGGATGAACGAGGTGGATGCGTACAGGCAGCCGGCCGGCATGTTGCCGCCGAACACCGCGCGGGTATCGGCCAGCGTGCGCGTGTCGGAGATGATGCGCACTTCATTCTTCTGCGTCAGCATCGACGTGACCGGATCGAGGTTGGCCAGCGCATCGATCTGCCCGGCGCGCACGGCGGCGATCGCGCCGCTGCTCGGCCCCACGCCGATGAACGAGACTTCGCTCGGCTTGATGCCGGCGCGCGCCAGCACGTAGTTGACCATGATGTTGGTCGACGAGCCCGGCGCGGTCACGCCGATCCGCTTGCCTTTCAGGTCGGCGATCGACTTGTAGTTGGGCATGGTCTTGTTGTTGACCGCCAGCACGATCTGCGGGGCGCGGCCCTGCAGCACGAACTCCTGGTAGGTCTGGCCCTTGGCCTGCAGCACCAGCGTGTGCTCGTAGGCGCCGCTCACCACGTCCGCGCTGCCGCCCACCACGGCCTGCAGGGCCTTGGCGCCGCCGGCGAAGTCGACGATCTCGACGTCGAGGCCCTCGTCCTTGAAATAGCCCAGGCGCTCGGCGATCGTCAGCGGCAGGTAGTAGAACAGCGCCTTGCCGCCCACGGCGATCGTCACCTTGGTTTTCTCGGGCTTGCCTTGCGCCAGCGCGGCGGGGCTGGCCGCCAGCAGGCTCGCCGCGCACAGCGCCGCGCCCATCCACTTGGTCCAGCGCCCGATGCCTTGCATGCTCATGATCCTCATCTCCTGCATTTCGAATGGGTTGACTGCCTGATCAAATGCCGCGGATGTTACCGCAACGCTCCACCTGTCGGCATGCGAGTTCGTCCTATTTTGCGGCGTCCGCGATGACGCCCTGGGAGGCCAGCGCGTCGATCTGCGCGTCGGTCAGGCCGTGCCTGCGCAGGACCTCGCGCGTATGCTGGCCGAGGCGCGGCGCGCTCGCCTGCACCGCCCCTGGCGTGCCGGACAGCTTGGGCACCACGCCCGGCATGTCCACGTCGATGCCCGATTGCGCGCGCACGGTCTCGATCACGCCGCGCGCGCGGTAATGCGGATCGGCCGCGATGTCGGCCACGGTGTAGATGCGCCCGCCGGGCACGTCAGCCTCGTGCAGGGCGGCCAGGACGTCGTCGATGGACAGCGTGCCGGTCCAGGCGTTGATGGCGGCGTCGATCTCGTCGGCGCGCGCGGCACGGCCGTCGTTGCGGGCGAGGCCGGGGTCGTCGGCAAGGTCGGGGCGGCCCATGCGCAGCATCAGGCGGCGAAAAATGTTGTCGCCGTTGGCGGCGATCAGCACGTACGCGCCGCCCGCGCAGCGGTAGGCATTGGATGGCGCGATGCCAGGAAGCGCGCCGCCCGCCGGCTGGCGCACCGCGCCGAACACGGCGTATTCGGGCAACAGGCTCTCCGTCAGGTTGAACACCGACTCGTACAGCGCCACGTCGATCACCTGCCCCTTGCCGCCGCGCGCATCGCGCTCGTACAGCGCCAGCAGCACGCCCAGGGCACCGTGCAGGCCGGCGATGGTGTCGCCCAGCGACAGCCCGGCGCGTGCCGGCGGCCGGCCCGGCTCTCCCGTCAGGTAGCGCAGGCCGGCCATGGCCTCGGCGATGGCCGCGAAGCCGGGCTCATCGCGCTTGGGCCCGGTCTGGCCGTAGCCCGACACGCGCAGCATGATCAGCCCCGGGTTGATGGCCGACAGCGCCTCGTACGACAGCCCCCACTTCTCCATCGTACCGGGCCGGAAATTCTCGATCAGCACATCGGCCTCGGCCGCGAGCCGGCGCACCACGTCCTGCCCCTCCGGCACACGCAGGTCGACGCACACCGACTGCTTGTTGCGCGACTGCGCCTCCCACCACACCGAGGTGCCCTCATGCAGCATCCGCCATTTGCGCAGCGGGTCGCCCTGCCCCGGCGGTTCGATCTTGATGACCTGCGCGCCGAAGTCCGCCAGCGTCTTGGCGGCAAACGGCCCGGCGATCAGTTGCCCGAGTTCGAGCACGCGGATGTCCTGCAAAACCTGTGTCGGCATGGTGATCAAGCGCCAGAGAAAGTGGGAGAAGGTCAGAGTCGGAGCGCGGCGGGATTGCCGAGCAGATGCGTCATCAGCAGGCGCGCCGAGCTGGTCAGCGCATCGGGGTCGCGTACGCCCACCAGCAGGCGGCGATGCGCCCAGTCGTCGTCCAGCGGCACCAGCGCGAGGCCCGCGCCCGGCAGGCTGGAGACATGCGCCTGCGCGGCAATGCGCGGCAGCACGCCCACCCCGAGCCCCGAGGCCACCATGCGGCAGACTGCCTCGAAGCTGCGCACCTGGATGCGCAGGCGCAACGGCCGGCCCAGGCGCTGGCTTTCTTCCAGCAGCTGCGCGGCCAGCGAGGTGCCCGGGGGCAGGCTGACGAAATCGAAATCGGCGGCCTCGGCAAAGCGCGCCTGCTTGCGGCCCGCCAGCGGGTGGCCGCGCGGCGTGACCAGGGCGAGGTCGTCCTCGCGATAGTCGAACGACTGCAGGCCCTCGCATGGCGTGCCGGCGGCGAAGATGCCGAGATCGGCCCGGTTCTCGCGCAGCGCGGCAACGATGTCGCCGCTGTCCTGTTCCTCCAGCGCGATGCGGATGGCCGGATTGGCCAGCATGAAGGCGGCCAGGTCGTCGGCCAGGAACTGCGTGATCGACGAGGTGTTGGCCCACACCCGTACCAGCCCGCGCGTGCCCGCCGCGAAGTCGGACAGCGCGCCCGCCATACGCTCGACATCCTGCAGGATGCCCACCGCATGGCGGAAGCACGCCTGGCCGGCTTCGGTCAGTTCGACGCCGGCGGCGTGCCGGTACAGCAGCGGCGCGCCCACGGCCGCTTCCAGGTCCGAAATGCGCTTGCTCGCCGCCGCCACCGCCAGGTGCGACTGGCGCGCCCCGGCCGAGATGCTGCCCAGCCTGGCCACCGCAACAAACAGGCCAAGCGTGACGAGATCGAAGCGAGCGAGATTCATCGTTGGAAGCCATCCGGCAAGGTTGGGAAAAAATGCAACAGGGCCGACCCGATCGGCGCGGTTTTCACGGGCAAATCGTTGCGACCCGTTTACCATGGCGGAGTTTCCGCCCGCCCGGGCACAAGCCTGGAATTCTACCGGCTGCCCCTGTCGCCGAGCCCCATGCCCTTGCTGTTTCCCCGCCAGATCGCCCGCCCTTTGCCCCGGCACACGGAACGTGCCGCCGCCCGCCGCCTGCGCAACACCCTTGCGGCCCTCGCGCTCGGCCTGGGCCTGCACGGCACGGCACTGGCCGATCCGGCCGCCCCCAATGCCCCCGAGCCCGCGGCCACGCAAGACCTGCCCGAGCCGCAGCCGTGGAATCTGCATGGGCAATTCACTAGCGTCACGCAGTGGCACCCCGCCTTCAGCGCGCGCTACAGCGGCCCCAACAGCCTGACGCCCGCCAGCGAAGACCGCGCAACGACGGACCTGACCCTGTTCCTCGGCGTGCGCCTGTGGAAGGGCGCCGAGCTGTATGCAAACCCGGAGATCGACCAGGGTTTCGGTCTGAACAACACGCTGGGCATGGCCGGCTTTCCGAGCGCCGAAGCGTACAAGGTCGGCAAGAACGATCCGTACCACAAGCTGCCTCGCCTCTTCCTGCGGCAGGTCATCGACCTCGGCGGCGCGCCGCAGGCGATGGAGTCGGCGCCCAACCAGCTCGGCGGGACCCGCGCGGCGGACAACCTGACCCTCACCATCGGCAAGTTCTCGGTAATCGACATCTTCGACACCAATGCCTACGCGCACGATCCGCGCGGGGATTTCCTGAACTGGTCCGTGGTCGATGCCGGCGCCTTCGATTACGCGGCCGATGCCTGGGGCTATACCCATGGCGCGGCGGTGGAATGGACCCAGTCGTGGTGGACGGTCCGCGGCGGCTTCTTCGCGCTGTCAAAGGTGCCAAACAGCGCGACGATCGACACGTCGTATAAGCAATACGCCTGGGTCGGCGAATTCGAAGCGCGCCATCAGTGGCTCGGGCGCCCCGGCAAGGTCAAGCTGCTCGCCTTCGCCAACCGCGCCAGGATGGGTGGCTACGGCGATGCCCTGAGCCTCGCGCAGCAGACCGGGGACACCCCCGATACGTCCCTCGTCCGGCACCTCGCGTGGCGCGCCGGCATCGCGCTGAACGTGGAGCAGGAGCTGGCACCCGATCTCGGCTTCTTCGCACGCGCCAGCATGAACGACGGCAGCAAGGAAACGTACGAGTTCACCGACATCAACCGGTCCGTCTCCGCCGGCTTCTCGCTCAAGGGCGACCGCTGGGGCCGCCACGACGACACGGTGGGCGTGGCGGTCGTGGTCAACGGCCTGTCGCGCGCGGCGCGGCGGTATTTCGAGGCCGGCGGCCTGGGCGTGCTGATCGGCGACGGCGCGCTGAACTACGGCACGGAGCGCATCGCCGAGCTGTACTACAACTGGGCCGCGATGCGGCACCTCACGCTCGGTCTCAACTACCAGTATGTGGTGCACCCCGCCTACAACCGGGATCGGGGCCCGGTGTCCATCGTGGGCCTGCGGGTCCACGCGGATTTCTGACGCGAAGGCGCCGGGCCGGGCTTCAGAGCTGGCGCCGGTCCAGCACCGCGCGGGCGATGGTGCCCGCGTCCACGTATTCCAGCTCGCCGCCCACCGGCACACCGCGCGCCAGCCGCGACACCTTGATGCCGCGCGCCTTGAGCATCTCGCCGATGTAGTGCGCGGTGGCCTCGCCCTCGCTGGTGAAGTTGGTGGCGAGAATGACTTCGGCGCACGGCCCGCCCAGCGCCGGATCGGTCGCCCGGGCCAGCAGGCGCTCGAGGTGGATTTCCTTGGGGCCGATGTTGTCCAGCGGCGAGAGCCGCCCCATCAGCACGAAATACTGGCCGCGGTAGGTCAGCGTCTGCTCGATCATCATCTGGTCGGCGGGCGTTTCCACCACGCACAGCACCGAGGCGTCGCGGCGCGGGTCCAGGCAGGTCTCGCAGACATCCTGCTCGGTGAAGGTGTTGCAGCGGCTGCAATGGTGGATCGACTCGGCCGCTTCGGCCAGCGCTTCGGCCAGCCGCGACGCGCCTTCGCGGTCATGCTGCAGCAGGTGATAGGCCATGCGCTGCGCAGACTTCGGCCCCACGCCCGGCAGCACGCGCAAAGCCTCGATCAGCATCTGCAGCGCCGATGGCGTGCCCGGACCGCCGCGCATCATGCGCGCTCCAGCACGCGCGTGCGATGCGGGACGTCCGGCATCGGATCGCCGAAGTGATACAGCAGCGCGGATTCCGGCACCATGGCGCGTGTTCCTGTCCGCGTGGTCAGAACGGCAGCTTGAAGCCCGGCGGCAGCATGCTGGCCATGCCGCCCAGGCCGGAGGTGACCGTGCCCATCTTCTCCTGCGTGGTGGCTTCGGCCTTGCGCACCGCATCGTTGAAGGCCGCGGCGACGAGGTCTTCCAGCAGCTCCTTGTCTTCGCCTTCGGCCAGCAGGCTCGGGTCGATCGACACGCGCTTCACATCGTTCTTGCAGGTCATCACCACCTTCACGAGGCCGGCGCCGGACACGCCCTCCACCTCGATCTGGCTGAGCTGCTCCTGCATCTTCTTCATGTTTTCCTGCATCTGCTGGGCTTGCTTCATCAGCCCAGCGATCTGGCCTTTCATCATGGTCGTAGCTCCTTGGAATGGGTCATGCATGGCGTGCCCGATGGACGGCGCGCCGTTGCGTTCAGTGTGGAAAACCTTTGTGCGGGTGCCGGCCTGTCAGTGCGCGTGCGGCTGGATCGAGCCGGGCACGACGGTCGCGGCAAAGTCCCGCACCAGCGCCTGCACGAACGGATCGGCGGCGATGGCGTCCTCGGCGTCGCGCTGGCGCTGGGCACGCTGCTCGGCATCGACGGCGGCGGCCGTGGCCCGGACGGCACCGATGTCGCAAACCACGCGGACCGGCGTGCCGAAGTGCTCCGTCAGCGCCGCCTCCAGCCGTTCGAGCACGCTTGCCTCGGTCAGTGCCGGCAGCGGGACACGCAAGCGTACCGTCGCGCCCTCCACGGCGACCAACTCGCTCTGGTGCGCCAACTGCTGCGCTAGGCCGCGCAGCGGCAGACGTGCCGCGAGCGTGGGCCAGTCGCCGTCGAAGGCCGTCAGACCGCTGGCGCTCAGGTCGGGCGGCGTGGCGGCGACCACCGGCTCCGGTGCGGCAGCCCTGGCCGGCACCGGCGCCGCGGCGGGCGGCTCACTCTGCGCAGGGCGCGCGGCCGCAGCCTGCGCGCCCGGGCGCGTGGTCGAAGCCGCCTCCCAGCCGGCAAACGCGGCGTCGATCTGATCGGGAGACGGCGAAGCGAACTCGTCGGGCATCTCCTCCCAGGGCGGCGGGGCAAAATCGTCGGCAGGCGCGGACGCGGCAGCCGGTTCACGGCGCACCGGCGGCGACGCAGGCGCAGCCGCCGGATTCGAGCGCGGACCGGCCGCGGCCGGGCGTGCGGCCGGCGCCGGCACGGGGGCAGGCGCGGAAGCCGGCGCCGCGGCACCGCCGCGCGCCCCCCGGCTCGACGCCTGGCGCGCCGCGGCCAGCGCTTCCAGCGCCGGTGAACGGCGGGCCGGCGCACTGGCCGGGGCCGGGGTTGCTGGGGCAGGCGCTGCAGCCGGTGCGGCGGCGGCCGGCGGATCGGCTTGATACGTCGCGCGCGGTGCATCGACCACCCGTTCCGCACGCACAGCAGGCACCGCCTGGGCGACCGGCCCGGCGGCAGCAGCCGCCACAACCGGCCGCGACGATCCACCCTGCACGCCGGCCGACGGCACGGCACGCTTGCCGCTACCCGACGGCGGCGGCGCATCGCCGCCCGACTGGCCGGGCTGGAACGCCAGCATGCGCAGCAGCGTCATCGTGAAGCCGGCGTATTCGTCGGGCGCCAGCGCCAGTTCGTTGCGACCGAGGTTGGCGAACTGGTAGAACAGTTGCACCGACTGCGCATCGAAGCGCTCGGCCAGGCGGCGGATGTCGTCGGCCTCGGGCCAGTCGTCCTGCACGGCGGCGGGCACGACCTGTGCCAGCGCGATCTTCTGCAGCAACGAAGCCAGATCCTGCAGCGCCCCCGAGAAGCTCAGGCTGCGCCCGGCCATCTCGTCGGCGATCCCGATCAGTGCCGCGCCGTTCTCGTCGGCGAGCGCATCGAGCAGGCGCACCAGGTAGCTCTGGTCGATCGCGCCCAGCATGCCGCGCACGGCCGCCTCGGTGACTTCGCCGGCGCTGTACGCGATGGCCTGATCGGTCAGCGACAGCGCATCGCGCATCGACCCCTGCGCGGCCGAGGCCAGCAGGCGCAGCGCATTGGGCTCGTGCGCGATGCCCTCCTCGCCGAGGATGCGGTCCAGGTGGGACACGATGTGTCCCGGCGGCATCTGCTTCAGGTTGAACTGCAGGCAGCGCGACAGCACCGTGACGGGAATCTTCTGCGGGTCGGTGGTCGCGAGGATGAACTTGACGTGCTCGGGCGGCTCCTCCAGCGTCTTCAGCATCGCGTTGAAGGCGTGGTTGGTCAGCATGTGCACTTCGTCGATCATGTAGACCTTGAAGCGGCCGGCCGTGGGTGCGTAGACCGCGCGATCGAGCAGCTGCGCCATCTCGTCGACGCCGCGGTTGGAGGCGGCGTCCATCTCGATGTAATCGACGAAGCGCCCGGCATCGATCTCGGTGCAGGCGCGGCACACGCCGCACGGCTGCGCGGTGATGCCGCCCTGCCCGTCCGTGCCGATGCAATTGAGCGATTTGGCGAGAATGCGCGACAGCGTCGTCTTGCCGACACCACGCGTGCCCGTGAACAGGTATGCGTGGTGCAGGCGCTGCTGTTCGAGCGCATGCGTGAGCGCCTTCACCACGTGTTCCTGACCGACCAGCGTGGTGAAATCGCGGGGGCGCCACTTGCGGGCGAGCACTTGATAACTCATGCCGCGGATTGTAGCAAAGCAGGGGGGATTTCCGACGCGCTTTCCGGCGCACGATGCCCCCGGATGGGCCCGGGCGCGCCGAGCGATTTGCAAGGATATTCAGGCGGGGCCGCGCGAGTCGGTTACAATGCCGGTCGGACGGGCCTCCTCGCATGGTGGCGCGGTCAACCTGGTCAGGTCGGGAACGAAGCAGCCACAGCCGTTTTCCGCCAGTGCCGAGGGTCAGGCTCGTCCCCCTTCTCTTTCCCCTCCCGCAGTACCCATCCCCTTCCTGCGTGTCTTGCCCGCGTCAGAACAGCGCGCCCTGGGCATCGTCGCGCGCCGCTTCGGCCGGCTTGGGCAACGCTTGCAGATCGATCCACTCGCCCTGCGCGGTCGCCACGCCGGCACGCACCGCGCGCCCCGGATAGATCGGCGCGACGGCGGCCGCGTAGCCGCGCAACTGATCGGCATAGGCCGCGCGCTCGACCGGCAGCAGACGCAGCTTGTAGTCGACCACCAGCACTTCATCACCCCGCTCGATCAGCCGGTCGATGCGCAGCAGCGCGCCGTCCGGGCTGAAGAGTTCGACTTCGTTGTGCGCGACATCGAAGCGTGTGGGGTCGAACACGTGCGCCAGCGCTTCGGCGGCCAGCATGCGGCGCACCGCCTCGGTCGCGCGCGCGGCGTCCGCGTCGGTGATGCCGGTCGCGCCGAACCAGCGGGCGATGGCGGCGGCGTCCGGCACCTGCTCCGGCTTGCCATGGCGCGTCAACCGCTCCAGGACGGCATGCAGCAGTTCGCCTTGCGCGACGGCGCCCTGGTCAAAGATCGCGTCGGCGGTGTCCGGCGCATCGGCGACACGCTCGACGGCGCCCCCGATCCGCACCGTGACCGTCAGCGGCACGCGGAAGTCGTGGTACGCGACAGCCGGCGACGCGGCGTGGTCCGCGCCGCCCGCGCCGGCGGCCGCCTCCACCGGCGCGGGCGTGGCGGCGCCGGCCGTCGCCAGCAGGGTGTACCAGCTCGCACTGCCGTCGACGTCCGGCACGTCGCCTTCGTCCACGGCCTGGGCCGCCGCGCCGTCGCGCTTGTTGGCGACGCCGGAGACGATCAGCGCCTGCCGCGCACGCGTCATCGCCACGTAGAGCAGGTTCCAGTTCTCGCGCTCGGCCAGCGTGGCTTCCTGCGCGAACAGCGGATCGCGCGCGCGGCCGCGCTCGGCGGCCTTGCCGAAGGCAGAGAAATGCGCCGGGGCCTCGGCGCCGGGCGGCCAGTCGATCAGGATGCCCGCGGTGTCGGCCCGGGTATCGCTATGGTGGCTGTCGAGCAGCACGACGAACGGCGCCTCCAACCCTTTCGACGCGTGCACGGTCAGGATCTGCACGGCGTCCAACCCCTCGCTGGCAAGCTCGGCGTCGATGGCGTCCGGCGCCTCGGCGGCGTCACCCTGCACGCCTTCGTCGGGGCTTTCCTCTTCATCGCCCTGGCGGATCGCGCGCAGCTCGGCCATGAACTTCGGCAGACTCGGGTAACGGCCGCCGTCCAGGTCGAGCGCGAGCTTGAGGAAGGCATCGAGGTTGGCCAGCGCCTGCTCGCGGTTGGCCTCGGGGACCCGCTCGGCATAGCGGCGCTTGAGCTCACCGGTATAGACGATGTGGTCGAGCAGATCGTGCACCGGCAGCGTGGGCGCCACCGCCAGCCAGCGCGACAGCAGCCGATGCGCGCGGCGCCACTGCGCGGCGGCGTGCGGCCGGTCGGCGAGCGCCGCCAGCCGCTCCCACCACGTCGGCGCGGACGCGCCCTCGCCGGCCTGCGCCAGCGCGATCAGGTCGTCATCGGTGACGGCGAAGATCGGGCTGCGCAGCACGTGCGCGAGCGGCAGGTCGGCCTGCGGCGTCATCAGGAAATCGAGCAGCGCGCACAGGTCCAGCGCCTCGAGCGTCGCCAGCAGGCCGCCGCGGCGCGGGCTCAGGTAAGGCACGCCGGCATCGCGCAGGGCGCGCTCATAGTCGGCCAGGTAGCGCTTGCGGCGCACGAGCAGCTGGAAATCGCTCCAGCGCACGGGACGCTCGGCGCCGTTCTCGCGCACGCGTTCGCCCGCGTGCAGCGCACGCAGGCAGGCGGCAACCTGCCGGCCCTCGTCGTAGCGCTGCGAATCGCCGGCCTCCTCGCGCGGCTCGGTCAGCGAATCGCGCGGCGCGGTCTCGTCAGCCTGCGCGGCCTCCGGCACCGGCACAAGCGGCAGCAGCAGGGCCCGGCCGACGGGCGCATCGACGGCGGTGCTCTGCTCGGCATAGATGGGGTAATCGCCCCGCGCGCGCGCCAGCAGGAAGACGGCGTTGACCCACTCCAGCACGGCCGGCGCGTTGCGGCGCGTGCGGTTGGTGCGCAGCACGGTGGCGTCGAACGCGGCGACGAGCATGTCGCGTGCGGCATCGAACAGGCGCGCGTCGGCGCGGCGGAAGCGGTAGATCGACTGCTTCGGGTCGCCCACCAGGAACACCGTCGGCCGTGTGCCCGTGCCCTCGTACCCGCGCAGCCATCCTTGCAGGATGCGCCACTGCATCGGGTTGGTGTCCTGGAACTCGTCGAGCAGCAGGTGCTTGTAGCGCGCGTCCAGCCGCACCTGCAGATAGGCAGCGGTGTCCTCGTCGCGCATCAGGCGGGCGGCTTCCCATTCGAGGTCGGTGAAGTCCATCGCGCGCGCCTGGCGCTTGTAGGCCTGGTAGCGCTCGATCAGCGCATCGCCGAGCGTGAACAGCGCGGCGTTGATGGCGCGCACGCGGCTCTCGTGGCGGCGCGCTTGGTAGGCGGCCAGGGCCTCGCACAGCACGGCGTGCAGGTCGGCCAGCGTCTGCGCGGCGTCTTCGCCGATGGCCTTGACCAGGGCCTTGGTGGGCTTGCAGGCGCGCGGCTTGCCGGCCTGCGTATGGAATGCGGTGAACAGCGCCTCGAACGCGTGGCGGCGCGCGGCCGCATCCGACAGATCGAGCGCGCGTGCCGCCGTCACCGCGGTCTCGATCTGCACGGCGCGCTTGCCCTCGGCCGCCCCGCCCTGCCCCAGCCAGCCCGACACGCGCAGCATGTCGGCCAGCAGCGCAGCATCCTGCAGCGCCTCAATTAGCGGATCGGTATGGGCGTCGTCGCCGAGCAGGTCATCGAGCGGGCCCAGCGGGTGGGCGCCCGCCTGCGCCTTGTAGGCCCACCAGTCGCTGCGCTGCGCAAACATCGCGTCGAGCAGGCGGCCGGCCTGGAAATCGCCCACCAGGTCGACCAGCGTGTCATAGGCGGCGCGCAGTTCGGCATGCTCTTCGGCCAGCAGGCGGCGCCAGAACGGCGCCCAGGCCTCGCGGCGCAGGCGGCCGGCGTCTTCGCGCAGCGAGGCGCCCTGCGGCACGCCCGACGACAGCGGCGCCCCGCGCAGCAGACCGCCGAACCAGCCGTGGAACGTGTCGATCGCCATGCGCGACG
The sequence above is a segment of the Ralstonia nicotianae genome. Coding sequences within it:
- a CDS encoding DNA polymerase III subunit gamma/tau, with the translated sequence MSYQVLARKWRPRDFTTLVGQEHVVKALTHALEQQRLHHAYLFTGTRGVGKTTLSRILAKSLNCIGTDGQGGITAQPCGVCRACTEIDAGRFVDYIEMDAASNRGVDEMAQLLDRAVYAPTAGRFKVYMIDEVHMLTNHAFNAMLKTLEEPPEHVKFILATTDPQKIPVTVLSRCLQFNLKQMPPGHIVSHLDRILGEEGIAHEPNALRLLASAAQGSMRDALSLTDQAIAYSAGEVTEAAVRGMLGAIDQSYLVRLLDALADENGAALIGIADEMAGRSLSFSGALQDLASLLQKIALAQVVPAAVQDDWPEADDIRRLAERFDAQSVQLFYQFANLGRNELALAPDEYAGFTMTLLRMLAFQPGQSGGDAPPPSGSGKRAVPSAGVQGGSSRPVVAAAAAGPVAQAVPAVRAERVVDAPRATYQADPPAAAAPAAAPAPATPAPASAPARRSPALEALAAARQASSRGARGGAAAPASAPAPVPAPAARPAAAGPRSNPAAAPASPPVRREPAAASAPADDFAPPPWEEMPDEFASPSPDQIDAAFAGWEAASTTRPGAQAAAARPAQSEPPAAAPVPARAAAPEPVVAATPPDLSASGLTAFDGDWPTLAARLPLRGLAQQLAHQSELVAVEGATVRLRVPLPALTEASVLERLEAALTEHFGTPVRVVCDIGAVRATAAAVDAEQRAQRQRDAEDAIAADPFVQALVRDFAATVVPGSIQPHAH
- a CDS encoding YbaB/EbfC family nucleoid-associated protein, translated to MMKGQIAGLMKQAQQMQENMKKMQEQLSQIEVEGVSGAGLVKVVMTCKNDVKRVSIDPSLLAEGEDKELLEDLVAAAFNDAVRKAEATTQEKMGTVTSGLGGMASMLPPGFKLPF
- the recR gene encoding recombination mediator RecR, translated to MMRGGPGTPSALQMLIEALRVLPGVGPKSAQRMAYHLLQHDREGASRLAEALAEAAESIHHCSRCNTFTEQDVCETCLDPRRDASVLCVVETPADQMMIEQTLTYRGQYFVLMGRLSPLDNIGPKEIHLERLLARATDPALGGPCAEVILATNFTSEGEATAHYIGEMLKARGIKVSRLARGVPVGGELEYVDAGTIARAVLDRRQL
- a CDS encoding carbohydrate porin, whose protein sequence is MPLLFPRQIARPLPRHTERAAARRLRNTLAALALGLGLHGTALADPAAPNAPEPAATQDLPEPQPWNLHGQFTSVTQWHPAFSARYSGPNSLTPASEDRATTDLTLFLGVRLWKGAELYANPEIDQGFGLNNTLGMAGFPSAEAYKVGKNDPYHKLPRLFLRQVIDLGGAPQAMESAPNQLGGTRAADNLTLTIGKFSVIDIFDTNAYAHDPRGDFLNWSVVDAGAFDYAADAWGYTHGAAVEWTQSWWTVRGGFFALSKVPNSATIDTSYKQYAWVGEFEARHQWLGRPGKVKLLAFANRARMGGYGDALSLAQQTGDTPDTSLVRHLAWRAGIALNVEQELAPDLGFFARASMNDGSKETYEFTDINRSVSAGFSLKGDRWGRHDDTVGVAVVVNGLSRAARRYFEAGGLGVLIGDGALNYGTERIAELYYNWAAMRHLTLGLNYQYVVHPAYNRDRGPVSIVGLRVHADF